The Rhizobium sp. BT03 genome has a window encoding:
- a CDS encoding amino acid--[acyl-carrier-protein] ligase, translated as MDMQTSFLDRLFESGLLIDTGVDGLYGRSGQFEDVITAFERLIDTFGGADGAEAMRFPPGMNVALFEKSGYMKSFPQLAGTVHSFCGSELDHMSLLQCMEVGDDWTKDQKATDIVLTPAACYPLYPTVAKRGNLPKTGGLFDLQSYCFRHEPSKDPARQQLFRMREYVCMGTEQHVTDFRQTWMDRGVEMMKQLGLDVTIDVANDPFFGRAGKMMVNNQRDQNLKFELLIPITSTANPTACMSFNYHQDSFGLKWGLNLEDGSVAHTACVGFGLERIALALFHHHGLDVKQWPASVRKTLWG; from the coding sequence ATGGATATGCAGACCTCGTTTCTCGACCGGCTCTTCGAGTCCGGCCTGCTGATCGATACCGGCGTTGACGGTCTTTACGGCCGCAGCGGCCAGTTCGAAGATGTCATTACCGCTTTCGAACGGCTGATCGACACGTTCGGCGGCGCCGACGGCGCCGAGGCCATGCGTTTCCCGCCCGGCATGAACGTCGCGCTCTTCGAAAAGAGCGGTTACATGAAGAGCTTCCCGCAGCTCGCCGGCACGGTGCACAGCTTCTGCGGCAGCGAGCTCGACCATATGAGCCTGCTGCAGTGCATGGAAGTCGGCGACGACTGGACCAAGGACCAGAAGGCGACCGATATCGTGCTGACGCCGGCCGCCTGCTACCCGCTCTATCCGACGGTCGCCAAGCGCGGCAATCTGCCGAAGACGGGCGGCCTCTTCGATCTGCAGTCCTATTGCTTCCGCCACGAGCCTTCGAAGGATCCCGCCCGCCAGCAGCTGTTCCGCATGCGTGAATATGTCTGCATGGGCACGGAGCAGCACGTCACCGATTTCCGCCAGACATGGATGGATCGCGGTGTCGAAATGATGAAGCAGCTCGGCCTCGATGTGACCATCGACGTTGCCAACGACCCGTTCTTCGGCCGTGCCGGCAAGATGATGGTCAACAATCAGCGCGACCAGAACCTGAAGTTCGAGCTGCTGATCCCGATCACCTCGACTGCCAATCCGACCGCCTGCATGAGCTTCAATTATCATCAGGATTCGTTCGGCCTGAAGTGGGGGCTGAACCTCGAAGACGGCAGCGTGGCGCACACCGCCTGCGTCGGTTTCGGGCTGGAGCGCATTGCGCTTGCCCTCTTCCACCATCACGGGCTCGACGTGAAGCAGTGGCCGGCCAGCGTGCGGAAAACGCTGTGGGGCTGA
- a CDS encoding acyl carrier protein, with protein sequence MNKTIRDLVAKFGKLPASIDQVADDADLYAAGLTSFASVQLMLGIEEAFDIEFPDNLLNRKSFASISAIARTVDLIRDSRKVA encoded by the coding sequence ATGAATAAGACAATCCGCGACCTCGTAGCCAAATTCGGCAAACTTCCTGCGTCGATCGACCAGGTCGCCGACGATGCCGATCTTTATGCGGCAGGTCTGACATCCTTTGCCTCCGTGCAGCTGATGCTCGGCATCGAAGAGGCGTTCGACATCGAATTTCCCGACAATCTCCTGAACCGCAAATCCTTCGCGAGCATCTCGGCCATCGCCAGGACGGTCGATCTCATCCGGGACAGCCGGAAGGTCGCCTGA
- a CDS encoding acyl-CoA dehydrogenase family protein, with protein sequence MNFPVKIMQDGLVARVARVAEIAAKHADAVDVEGRFPREAVDAMKAERLLGIQVPRQLGGESASITEIAELCSMLGQACAASAMVFAMHHIKLSSLVEHGADSEWHRDFMSRIAADQLLIASATTEGGIGGNLRNSICAVDVDGDICRLEKDATVISYGSHADAILITSRAHAQAASSDQVLTAFLKDQYTLEKTHAWNTLGMRGTCSDGFLFKGQAPAHQILPKPFAEIAAQSMLASSHLLWSGVWYGIAVDAVARAQAFVRAAARKAPDTQPPGALRLAEVSNLLQMVKSNVVAGLKAYEDAKIDVDRLSSMGFAVAMNNVKIASSETILEIVNHAMLICGIMGYKNGTPFSLGRHLRDAHSAQLMISNDRILGNTSSMLLVHKQDTSLLG encoded by the coding sequence ATGAATTTCCCCGTCAAGATCATGCAGGACGGTCTTGTCGCAAGGGTCGCCCGCGTCGCTGAAATCGCCGCCAAACACGCCGATGCCGTCGACGTCGAAGGCCGCTTCCCCCGGGAAGCCGTGGATGCGATGAAGGCCGAAAGGCTGCTCGGCATCCAGGTGCCGCGCCAGCTCGGCGGCGAATCGGCCTCGATCACCGAGATCGCCGAATTGTGCTCGATGCTCGGCCAGGCCTGCGCCGCGAGCGCCATGGTCTTCGCCATGCATCACATCAAGCTGTCGAGCCTCGTCGAACATGGCGCCGATAGCGAATGGCATCGCGACTTCATGAGCCGCATTGCCGCCGACCAGCTGCTGATCGCCTCCGCCACCACCGAGGGCGGTATCGGCGGCAACCTGCGCAACAGTATTTGCGCGGTCGACGTCGATGGCGATATCTGCCGGCTCGAAAAGGATGCGACCGTCATTTCCTACGGTTCGCATGCCGACGCCATCCTCATCACCTCCCGCGCCCACGCGCAGGCGGCGTCCTCCGATCAGGTGCTGACGGCCTTCCTCAAGGACCAGTACACGCTCGAAAAGACGCATGCCTGGAATACGCTCGGCATGCGCGGCACCTGCTCCGACGGCTTCCTCTTCAAAGGACAGGCGCCGGCCCATCAGATCCTGCCGAAGCCTTTCGCCGAGATCGCGGCGCAATCCATGCTCGCCTCCTCGCATCTGCTGTGGAGCGGCGTCTGGTACGGCATCGCGGTCGACGCCGTTGCACGCGCCCAGGCTTTCGTGCGCGCCGCCGCCCGCAAGGCGCCCGATACCCAGCCGCCGGGCGCGCTGCGCCTTGCTGAAGTTTCGAACCTGCTGCAGATGGTCAAATCCAACGTGGTTGCCGGCCTCAAGGCCTATGAGGATGCCAAGATCGACGTCGACAGGCTGTCCTCGATGGGCTTTGCCGTGGCGATGAACAACGTCAAGATCGCCTCGTCCGAGACGATCCTGGAGATCGTCAACCATGCCATGCTGATCTGCGGCATCATGGGCTACAAGAACGGCACGCCCTTCAGCCTCGGACGCCATCTGCGCGACGCGCATTCCGCGCAGCTCATGATCTCGAACGACCGCATCCTCGGCAATACGTCGAGCATGCTTCTCGTCCACAAGCAGGACACTAGCCTACTGGGGTAA
- a CDS encoding lysine-2,3-aminomutase-like protein, whose product MNAVKPLKSIDDLLIAGLAAPGDRAMLDEVAARYAIALTPAMIKLIDRADPDDPIALQFVPDAAELTVSREERADPIGDHAHSPVEGIVHRYPDRVLLKAVHVCPVYCRFCFRREMVGPQGLGTLDAAAMQAAFDYIRGHEEIWEVILTGGDPLVLSPRRLREIMEALAQIAHVKIVRFHTRVPVVDPDKIDAAMIAALKASGKTVYVALHANHVRELTSDARAACARLVDAGIAMVSQSVLLKGVNDDPDVLAALMKAFVEIRVKPYYLHHPDLAPGTSHFRLTIEEGQRIVAALRGRISGLCQPTYILDIPGGYGKAVVSGSTVRSKGEGCYSVSDYRGDEHSYPPAG is encoded by the coding sequence ATGAATGCCGTCAAACCGCTCAAGAGCATCGACGATCTTCTAATAGCGGGGCTGGCCGCGCCCGGCGATCGTGCAATGCTTGACGAGGTCGCCGCGCGTTACGCGATCGCCCTGACGCCCGCGATGATCAAGCTGATCGATCGCGCCGATCCGGATGATCCGATCGCGCTGCAGTTCGTGCCCGATGCCGCCGAACTGACGGTCTCCCGCGAAGAACGCGCCGATCCGATCGGCGATCATGCCCACAGCCCGGTCGAAGGCATCGTTCACCGCTATCCCGATCGCGTGCTGCTGAAGGCCGTGCATGTCTGCCCGGTCTATTGCCGTTTCTGCTTCCGGCGCGAAATGGTCGGGCCGCAGGGTCTCGGCACGCTCGATGCGGCGGCGATGCAGGCAGCTTTCGACTATATCAGAGGTCACGAGGAGATCTGGGAGGTCATCCTCACCGGCGGCGATCCGCTGGTGCTGTCTCCGCGCCGGCTCCGCGAGATCATGGAGGCGCTGGCGCAAATCGCGCATGTGAAGATCGTGCGTTTCCACACCCGCGTTCCGGTCGTCGATCCCGATAAGATCGACGCGGCGATGATCGCCGCGCTGAAGGCGAGCGGCAAGACGGTCTATGTGGCGCTGCATGCCAATCATGTCAGGGAATTGACGAGCGACGCGCGCGCCGCCTGCGCCCGTCTTGTCGATGCCGGCATCGCCATGGTCAGCCAGTCCGTGCTGCTCAAAGGCGTCAACGACGATCCCGATGTGCTTGCGGCGCTGATGAAGGCCTTCGTCGAAATCCGCGTCAAACCCTATTACCTGCATCATCCCGATCTGGCGCCCGGCACCAGCCATTTCCGATTGACGATCGAGGAGGGGCAGAGGATCGTCGCCGCGCTGCGCGGGCGGATTTCCGGGCTCTGCCAGCCGACTTACATCCTCGATATCCCGGGCGGTTACGGCAAGGCGGTCGTCAGCGGCAGCACCGTGCGGTCCAAGGGGGAGGGATGTTATTCCGTCTCGGACTATCGCGGCGACGAGCATTCCTATCCGCCGGCCGGCTGA